The DNA sequence GGTCGCTGCAGAGAGTGTATGAATGATCGCAATCATGGGCGGTCTCTCTTAAGTCTACCCGCCGTGGGGAACATTCCGGGCACACATCATGAGAGCCAGTCTGCTCAACCTGCGGGCTGGCTCATCGCTCGGCTGGCCGGGAACCCTGCATCCGGCTTCGAACGTGTGTGAGGATCGAGTCGGTTACCTTGACTGCCTTCTCCGCATCCCAAACATCGAACGCCTCTGCCGGAATGCCTCCTGGCAGACTGTCCGGGTACCGAGTAGGGATGTAGTACTTGTCGAGATTGGCACCAAGGGGAATCATGTCTCTGAACGATGCATCGAGCTTGGCAGCATCTCTACAGAGCTCAGCCACGGAATGGCCCCAGACTGTTTCTGCTCCGCAAGCGAACAGGAACGCCTTGACTGCCTTCTCTGCGGACTGCTGGCTCAGGAAACAAGCGAGTCCGTACCGCTTCCCCGTCATGACGAAATGGGCATCGTCGAGATCGCGTTCGGCTTGTCGCAACCAACGAAGAGCATCATCGGCGCTTGGCATCGTAGACGACATCCCCTTCTGCCAGGGCCTGCCTATGAAAGCCCCGGCCGGCACTCAGATGAGCCCATTCTTCTGGCGTGTAGACAAGAAGATCGACGGGGGTGCCCGGCGGGAACAACCCCACAAGATCATCGGCCCGGTGCACGAATGGCTGGTCTGTCGGGCGTATGATGATGAGATCGATATCGCTGCTGGAACGCACCGAGCGGCGGGCATGGGACCCAAAGTGAATCACTCGCTGCACATTGGTGGCAGGGAGAGCGCTCAGGAACTGCTGGAGAGCGGCATCCAGCATCTCCCGTCTCTCCTGTGCACGCGGCATTCGAAAACCCATGACCTGGCACCCTCCAGGCGGCCGGCATTGTCGTTCGAGCCGTCCGGCGCCGCCGTCTACATCTTATCCTGCACACGGAGTGCTGTCCAGTCTGCCATCACCCGATGTCAGCCCGGGCCACGACGGGCTCGAGAGGATATCGGATTGTCGCGCAGAACGCCATATCATCACATATCGTGGAGGCTATCTACATGAAGCATTGGGCGCGAACGACTACAGTTGTAATCTTGGCCTGTCTTTCTGCGCTGATCCTCTCTTCAGTTGCGATCGGTTCGTCCATAGTGATCCGGTTCAAAGACGGCACGTCTGTAGTATATGACCTCTCGAAGATTGAGTCCCTGACATTCTCCGAGACGGCGGAAACACAGGCATCGTTGTCATCTGTACCTGGTAAGCTCGTGTGGTCTGACGAGTTCGAACAAGGCGTGTCCCAGGTATGGGAACCGATTGAGGTAGTAGGCGGCAAGTACAATGCCTTCGCGAGGGTTCAGTCGGGCAGTTTCGTTGTCAGCGTGCCTGCCGGCAACTACTGGGGCAAGACCGGGCTCATGACCAGGAATCCTTTGCTTACCGTGGATGGGGCCATGGAGAACAGCCCGGCCAGTGTAGTCTTCAAGTTCGACCCCGCCGGCACAACAGGATTCTGCCTCGCGCTTTCGGCATATAAAGACCCGGACGTGTGGCGAGTCCCCAACCTTTGGGTCGCCTGGGTTTCCCATCCCACATCGGGTGAGGCCCGGTTCGCCGTGGTAAACACACAGGGAAGCGAGAAGGCGGGTTCAGACGGAGTGCAGAAGACTCAGGCCTTGGCCCCTGATACTATCAGGCTTCAGATACGTCCGGGAGTGGTCGATGTCATACCAACCG is a window from the Bacillota bacterium genome containing:
- a CDS encoding HEPN domain-containing protein, with the translated sequence MPSADDALRWLRQAERDLDDAHFVMTGKRYGLACFLSQQSAEKAVKAFLFACGAETVWGHSVAELCRDAAKLDASFRDMIPLGANLDKYYIPTRYPDSLPGGIPAEAFDVWDAEKAVKVTDSILTHVRSRMQGSRPAER
- a CDS encoding nucleotidyltransferase domain-containing protein — protein: MGFRMPRAQERREMLDAALQQFLSALPATNVQRVIHFGSHARRSVRSSSDIDLIIIRPTDQPFVHRADDLVGLFPPGTPVDLLVYTPEEWAHLSAGRGFHRQALAEGDVVYDAKRR